The DNA sequence atataggcaattgcttaaatagaaaccactaaaataaaaatcaaaatggaaaccaagagaaataatacataaatgacctcacccacccctatatgtcatcacccatcccctatatgtcatcacccacctagggcccaccctTACCCCTACTCAATTCATCCCGGGCCCGCTGGGGCCTCACCAAGGCTCTTCACGGCTCACAGGCTCTGGACAGGCTTCAGACAGTCTTAAAAAGCCAAACTttggccccaccatggtccTACTAGGCCCCGACCCGGTCCTATTAGGACTCACTTAGAacccgtctaggcccatcttGGGGTCCATCCCGGGTCTCAAAACCCgcatcattctacttaatcggACTGGTTTCCATTTAGTTCTGTTCTAGTGgattctattggagtaggaccctatatcCATGTTTTTTGTGGTCCACAAAACAATGGAGTATTGGAGTtcaaaattagataaaatatattctagtcattttaattttaattttaattttttgtacaatattttcaaatacCCAATAACATGCgaattatgttctacaacataatcGTTGTAATGAAAATGTAGAACAATTACATTTATAAATTGCAAGACATCATATTCTACAATATAACTATTAAGTAGAGTAATCATATTAAtgattgttaaagttgaaatatattaatgattaattgataattatatataacactATATATCAATTtggataattaaaaatattacttgTCATCAAACTAAAAATTCATGACTAATATTTCAATACTCTGATTTAAATGGGGACTCCTCGGCTTTTAACTAATATGATAGATGAAAACTAAAACTCGAACCGTTCAAGGATTCAAAGATACAAAGTTCAATCATCTCCCTTGTTATACAATTATATTGTGATAATACTATGACTATGCTATCATATTAATAATTCTTTATCAATACTCTACcttattatttatattgaaaTCTAATCtaatataacttataatttaaaattaataataaacttgtgattatatatacattatcaaaacataagaatgatatattaaattatcatgtgtaaatgaaatgaaaatgaaCATACTAACCTGACACAAGGAAATGATGAACATACCTTGATAGAATATACCGTTCCAAGTAAAATGTATGCAACAATCCCAACGAAGAGGGGGGGAGACCAAGAGATAATCCCCATGGCCAAGCACTAGATGACatttaatatattgaaaaaatatcaCATTAAGCAATAAATGGGTACTTTTATTAATATACCGTGTAAGGTGAATcaaattatacttttttttttgagcaaGTGAATCAAAATATGcttaattattatttcaatacaAGGTCGTTACTAACATAAAATAAGTTCTAAAGCGTGTAACAAATCATCTAACTATTTACTTGGCCAGAGTAAATAATGCATGCATATAGTTTACGTCCCTAAATACAATGTGTAAGGTGGCGCTAAATTTCACTACCGATATACTCCctcgtcccattttaattgtcatatttggttttgtgccagTCAAAtagaccaaagtttgactgaaatttattcatattttatcaattgaaaaaataaaaaaaaaaaatgttaccgGAAAttacttttaatctactttaagatgtaattttcagttttttaaaataatgaaggaGTGACTTGTAATCATTTTTTACCAACAAAAaaggaaatgtgacaactaaaatgggacggagggagtaaaaaatTAGGAAAAGCTAAAGAgagtatatattttatgttttgagCCACATGATAGCATCAGGATTTAGAATTATAAATTGATCCACATTGAACTGAACAttcttttattcaaataaaagattataattttatttgtgtagtTAGTATCAATATCATTTTGTTCATATATAAACCCACATACCGAGTATTGTAGCATTATTTTATTCAAGTTATTGCTACATTTTATATGTCATAGgcttaaatattattatttttatataagttCATAACCGATTCAGTATAAAATTAACATAGTATAAGAATTTTTAATAACctgtttatattataaactttCATTCCATATCAATCCGTGCTCCCCATTTTGACGGAGGCAGACTTGTTCTCCATTTTTTTCTCTATTATAGGCACTCTAAAACCAAGAAATAACCCATTTTGAGGTAGATTTTATGAGttaattttttcttcttttaaaaATGGATAATTCAATTATATCTACACTAATTAAAAATAGATTTACTTGAAAAATAAGAAAGTCTGAATGTCTAACCATAAAACCTAAAGCTGAAACAACTGTTATCCCTTtctccattgaatattctccagaAGCCAAAGGAAGATGTGGCTTGTTTATCTGACAAGTTTACATAAATCAAGAAACCCACTTGCTGTAAACTATAAATAAAGGATAAGTTCAATTTGTTCCATTACTTTGTCTATTTCCACATCTGCCAATTGATTAATTCCCACCACATAAAGGTTCAAAATAACAAATGAAATCAATGCCTGCACAGTAAACAGAACTCAGAGACCTGAACTATAGCAATAAAAATGGAAGTCATTAATTAGTCCCTCATGCAATACAATGTATAGTAATTTAGATTAACGTGTAGtaatttcttttcaataatAATTTAGGTCACACCTGTAGCATACCCACAAAAAATGCAGGTGACAGATCTCCAACTGAAGTCAAAGGTAGTAAAGAAACTGAACTGACTCCAGCAACCTGTAAATGAAGGAATGGGTAAATAATTGAAGTtgattttaaattgatttaacCTAAATTCCTTCATTCGAATAAAAACTAATATGGTAGACGCCCAAACGTACCATGCCATTGACTGTGTATATGCGGCAAAACCTGTAAAATGCATCCCATTCTTCCCATAAACGACTCTTTGGAGTTGCTTTCCGATtatcatttggatgtaatagaAACTCAGCATCTGATGTGGTACAAAACGTTTGTAAACGTTGGTTTTTGTATGCCTTTAGCTTGCAACTGCTGCTCAAAATTTCTCTTGCCTTTATAATATTGTTGGAGCTAGAAGGGCcggtatatttatattttttatcttgaTTCAGAATTTTTGCATGTCTCCTTTGTGACGGAAGAGCTATATGAATTCCTAAATCAAATGTCAATATAGGTTAAGTACACCTTGTAAATGGAAATTTGCACATTTTTTACATAAGTAAATTCATCCTTAATGCAACAAAATAAGCTTGTTGGAGAACATgtcaacaaatatatattgtgATTAAGGAAGTTAGAGAACATCTCCATGTATACATTATGTCAACTAGTAGAAATGGTGTTCTTCCACTGAACCATGtacaaacatataatatatgcttATATTTTATGGAGCATAAAATATGGAGCTGTTTAAAAATACAATATGCATGTTGTTAATAAtggattattaaatataaaatgtgctTATATTGTGTCTAATAAGAATATGTGTTATTTAAATATAGAaagtatttaattaataatcgattattatttatttaaggaGTTCAACATGCACTTTATCGCTATATTTGAGATTATGAAATCGTTCATAGTTATGCATTTTCAATTATTCATTCATGGATATGAGAATTATAAGagaaaagtaaaattttaaacatattttagaaaagtaaatatttattacaaGGTTAAAATTAAAAGAGTAATTAGTACTTTGCACCCGTTAACTTTGTTCGTTTCTGCGATTTAGTCTCGAACCTTGAATTATAGCAAAGTACATCCTACAACTTATGAATTTCAATCACATTGCACCAGTTTGA is a window from the Daucus carota subsp. sativus chromosome 8, DH1 v3.0, whole genome shotgun sequence genome containing:
- the LOC108200043 gene encoding umbelliferone 6-dimethylallyltransferase, chloroplastic-like isoform X1; the encoded protein is MIQSFMPSCFSSSFHVQPEKGIHIALPSQRRHAKILNQDKKYKYTGPSSSNNIIKAREILSSSCKLKAYKNQRLQTFCTTSDAEFLLHPNDNRKATPKSRLWEEWDAFYRFCRIYTVNGMVAGVSSVSLLPLTSVGDLSPAFFVGMLQALISFVILNLYVVGINQLADVEIDKINKPHLPLASGEYSMEKGITVVSALGFMCLAMGIISWSPPLFVGIVAYILLGTVYSIKLPLLRWKTNPYLAAFVIVGLHGLTIQPAVFYHIQHVLGKPFTLSKSLVFATIFFSLYSVVIALFKDIPDVEGDRAFGNRTFSVRHGKKKVFSICGGILLFAYGSGVVVGASSSFLICKIVSVIGHSALASLFLLRAKSLNLDDDVATQSFYMFLWKLFSAEYVLIHFIR